One stretch of Ornithinimicrobium ciconiae DNA includes these proteins:
- a CDS encoding glutaredoxin domain-containing protein translates to MTRVTSWLSPWQGGRSLRLEEVLAMPESEREVVIYWRPGCGYCLQLRTSLGALGEQAQWINIWQDDAAAAFVRSVNDGNETVPTVVMDGIPHTNPDPDTVRERLEAVA, encoded by the coding sequence ATGACCCGCGTGACCTCCTGGCTCAGCCCGTGGCAGGGTGGGAGGAGTCTGCGACTGGAGGAGGTTCTCGCCATGCCCGAGAGCGAGCGCGAGGTGGTCATCTACTGGCGGCCCGGCTGCGGATACTGCCTGCAGCTCAGGACCTCGCTCGGCGCCCTCGGCGAGCAGGCCCAGTGGATCAACATCTGGCAGGACGACGCCGCCGCCGCCTTTGTGCGCAGTGTCAACGACGGCAACGAGACCGTGCCCACCGTGGTGATGGACGGCATACCGCACACCAACCCTGACCCCGACACGGTCCGTGAGCGGCTGGAGGCAGTGGCATGA
- a CDS encoding DMT family transporter gives MTPAPPAAPTTAGRPWQAKYAAIALIWGSSYLLMKVGVEALSGVQVATLRVLCGIAVLLLLLRLTGGRLPRGRRTWGHLLVTGTLLCTIPWTLFAVGEERVDSAIAGMSNAVTPVATVLCSMLLLRSEPVGRRRMVGVAIGFVGVMLIFQPWSVERGPDPVGFAMVLAASASYGVGWTYVRRFLRSVDPGGLSMPTAQVLVATVQMPIVLLLWWWLGSGEEISTPWSLHGTDWVVPVLAVVVLGVVGTGLAQWLQFDVVRAAGPTVATSVTYPITVVAVLLGVLVLGEQLGPVVLLGGVTVLAASVLIGRAPRPPGTPTDPSPPPVDAPSPPEALLPPGPADRAPTSARPANPPDVVGQSSAL, from the coding sequence ATGACTCCCGCGCCGCCGGCTGCTCCCACGACGGCCGGCAGGCCCTGGCAGGCGAAGTATGCCGCCATCGCCCTGATCTGGGGCTCCAGCTATCTGCTGATGAAGGTCGGCGTCGAGGCCCTGTCGGGCGTGCAGGTGGCGACCCTGCGAGTGCTGTGCGGGATCGCTGTGCTGCTCCTCCTGCTGCGCCTCACCGGCGGGCGGCTGCCACGCGGTCGACGGACCTGGGGGCACCTGTTGGTGACCGGCACCCTGCTGTGCACCATCCCGTGGACCCTGTTCGCGGTCGGGGAGGAGCGGGTCGACTCCGCGATCGCCGGGATGTCCAACGCGGTCACCCCGGTCGCGACCGTCCTGTGCTCCATGCTGCTGCTGCGCTCCGAGCCGGTCGGTCGGCGCCGCATGGTCGGCGTGGCCATCGGTTTCGTCGGCGTCATGCTCATCTTTCAGCCGTGGTCGGTGGAGCGGGGACCGGACCCGGTCGGTTTCGCGATGGTGCTGGCGGCGTCGGCGAGCTATGGCGTGGGCTGGACCTACGTGCGACGGTTCCTGCGCAGCGTCGATCCCGGCGGGTTGTCGATGCCGACCGCTCAGGTGCTGGTCGCGACGGTCCAGATGCCGATCGTCCTGCTGCTCTGGTGGTGGCTCGGCTCGGGGGAGGAGATCAGCACCCCGTGGTCGTTGCACGGCACCGACTGGGTGGTGCCGGTCCTGGCCGTGGTGGTGCTGGGCGTCGTCGGGACCGGCTTGGCCCAGTGGCTGCAGTTTGACGTCGTGCGTGCCGCCGGTCCCACGGTCGCGACGAGCGTGACCTACCCGATCACCGTGGTCGCGGTGCTGCTCGGTGTCCTCGTGCTGGGTGAGCAGCTCGGGCCGGTGGTCCTGCTGGGCGGGGTGACGGTCCTGGCTGCCTCGGTCCTGATCGGCCGCGCGCCGAGGCCACCGGGCACACCGACGGATCCCTCACCCCCGCCGGTCGACGCGCCGAGCCCGCCTGAGGCCCTGCTGCCCCCGGGGCCAGCGGATCGCGCGCCGACCTCAGCGCGCCCGGCGAACCCACCGGATGTCGTGGGTCAGTCCAGCGCGCTCTAG
- a CDS encoding MFS transporter: MRAQGDSGQVDYVPDPARWRILLVLLAAIFMSLISVSIVNVALPAIQGGVGATDSQLQWVLSGYALTFGVVLVAAGRAGDVMGRGGIFLVGVLTFTLSSIAASFAPTAEWLIVARFAQGVGSGLLNPQGVGMIQQYFRGAERGRAFGYFGSTVGVSVAIGPVLGGLLIDLGGPDLGWRLTFLVNVPVGILTIVLALLWFPKPLIQRTAQAGSVLGTLRSLDPIGSLLLGVAVLAILWPFMEARSSAVTWLLLPFGVLLVYGWVRWERRYALRGGSPMVDLHIFRTRSFSNGALIVTLYFLGMTSIWVLVALYMQEGAGRSALEAGMVGLPSAVLSALAANWAGRRVLRLGRRLVIGGLYLALIGLGLSAAVVLLNEAVGLSVWWLLLTLSFIGIAQGTVISPNQTLTLAEVPLQYAGSSGAIMQTGQRMGTSIGIAVITAAVFTSLQTTSWSTAAVLGFGLIALVILSALAVAYKDLHDRRRRPTPQA, encoded by the coding sequence GTGCGCGCGCAGGGTGACTCGGGTCAGGTCGACTATGTCCCCGACCCCGCGCGCTGGCGGATCCTGCTGGTGCTCCTCGCGGCGATCTTCATGTCCCTGATCTCCGTGAGCATCGTCAACGTCGCCCTCCCGGCGATCCAGGGGGGAGTGGGGGCCACCGACTCCCAACTGCAGTGGGTGCTTTCCGGCTACGCCCTGACCTTCGGGGTGGTGCTCGTGGCCGCCGGGCGCGCGGGCGACGTGATGGGCCGCGGCGGCATCTTCTTAGTCGGGGTGCTGACCTTCACCCTCTCCTCGATCGCCGCCAGCTTCGCGCCAACAGCAGAGTGGCTGATCGTCGCCCGTTTCGCGCAGGGGGTGGGCTCCGGGCTGCTGAACCCCCAGGGCGTCGGCATGATCCAGCAGTACTTCCGTGGCGCCGAGCGCGGCCGTGCGTTCGGCTACTTCGGCAGCACCGTCGGCGTCTCGGTCGCCATCGGGCCGGTGCTCGGCGGGCTGCTCATCGACCTGGGTGGTCCCGACCTGGGCTGGCGGCTGACCTTCCTGGTGAACGTGCCGGTCGGGATCCTCACCATCGTCCTGGCGCTGCTGTGGTTCCCGAAGCCGTTGATCCAGCGCACCGCCCAGGCCGGCTCGGTGCTGGGCACCCTGCGCTCGCTGGACCCGATCGGGTCGTTGCTCCTCGGCGTGGCCGTCCTGGCGATCCTGTGGCCGTTTATGGAGGCACGCAGCTCGGCGGTGACCTGGCTGCTGCTCCCGTTCGGGGTGCTGCTGGTCTACGGGTGGGTGCGGTGGGAACGCCGCTATGCCCTTCGCGGAGGTAGCCCAATGGTGGACCTGCACATCTTCCGCACCCGCAGCTTCAGCAACGGCGCGCTCATCGTCACCCTGTACTTCCTCGGCATGACCAGCATCTGGGTGCTGGTGGCGCTCTACATGCAGGAAGGCGCCGGTCGGTCCGCCCTCGAGGCGGGCATGGTGGGACTGCCGTCCGCCGTGCTGTCCGCGCTCGCAGCCAACTGGGCAGGGCGGCGGGTCCTGCGCCTCGGGCGCCGGCTCGTCATCGGCGGGCTCTACCTCGCGCTGATCGGGCTCGGTCTGAGCGCCGCAGTCGTGCTCCTCAACGAGGCCGTCGGCCTGAGCGTCTGGTGGCTGCTGCTGACCCTGTCCTTCATCGGCATCGCCCAGGGCACCGTGATCAGCCCCAACCAGACGCTCACCCTCGCGGAGGTGCCGCTGCAGTATGCCGGCAGCTCCGGGGCGATCATGCAGACCGGCCAGCGGATGGGCACCTCGATCGGCATCGCCGTGATCACCGCGGCGGTCTTCACCTCGCTGCAGACCACGAGCTGGTCGACCGCGGCTGTGCTCGGGTTCGGCCTGATCGCGCTGGTGATCCTCTCTGCGCTGGCCGTGGCCTACAAGGACCTGCACGACCGGCGTCGCCGGCCCACACCGCAGGCCTGA
- a CDS encoding sensor histidine kinase: MARDARTTVLRRWSAVGLAGAIAVASVLDGAVGSGLIVDSPMALLAAVVAGCLLGAWTHHATAATGVLTVAAALTFANQRHFGHEFAAVDDLAFFLILVGAPALLGAVLVARIGQVRELAALSEHLAEQRRDEIAVARLDEQHRIELAVHHGLAERMGAIALRAEGARDQGDVSARGILAEIEVSARAGLDDLRDALGVLREESALPAADEAGPTETVHRPRPTETPPGRADVLLVAGLGAAMAVESVVSSASRGPDWANVLLALAVASPLLVRRQVPLVALAAVLALGTASSSVLTPLPAMVTPIGLLLVTAYAVGAGARGWWRAVGVAVLWLGLPVLALVSTPDATGPGGLVPTMTWSALAVGAGMTAASWSSRAEQMRQVVVELERLRDTDIRMAVARQRQLIARDLHDTVAHTLSVVCLNAGAVQHDCAALSADALATIADATRSGMTELRRGLHTLEPGDGLRAPALRLLAHRLGLELHLVTPDPAELDSVDTALAHRVLREALVNAGRHAPGARVDAVVSRAASGVCVEVVDGGPGTAHGPGHDAPAGDATWSSLGSGAGLTGLAGLVRERGGALEFGPLPTGGFKVAATIPSSLPSARSTVQRPSTPAMSP; this comes from the coding sequence GTGGCTCGAGACGCGCGCACGACCGTGCTGCGGAGGTGGTCCGCCGTGGGGCTGGCCGGTGCGATCGCCGTGGCGTCCGTCCTGGACGGCGCGGTGGGTTCGGGGCTGATCGTCGACAGCCCCATGGCGCTGCTGGCCGCCGTCGTTGCCGGCTGCCTGCTCGGCGCCTGGACCCATCACGCGACCGCGGCGACCGGCGTGCTGACAGTCGCGGCTGCCCTCACCTTCGCCAACCAGCGCCACTTCGGGCACGAGTTTGCGGCCGTCGACGACCTCGCCTTCTTCCTGATCCTCGTCGGTGCGCCCGCGCTCCTGGGTGCGGTGCTGGTGGCGCGCATCGGCCAGGTGCGCGAGCTCGCTGCCCTGTCCGAGCACCTTGCCGAGCAGCGCCGGGACGAGATCGCCGTCGCGCGCCTCGACGAGCAGCACCGCATCGAGCTCGCGGTGCACCACGGACTCGCCGAGCGGATGGGCGCGATCGCGCTGCGCGCCGAGGGGGCTCGGGACCAGGGGGACGTGTCGGCCCGGGGCATACTCGCGGAGATCGAGGTGAGCGCGCGGGCAGGGCTGGACGACCTAAGGGACGCCCTCGGCGTGCTGCGTGAGGAATCTGCGTTGCCGGCTGCCGACGAGGCTGGCCCCACAGAGACGGTCCATCGGCCCCGCCCCACCGAGACCCCACCGGGCAGGGCCGACGTCCTGCTGGTGGCCGGCCTGGGCGCGGCGATGGCCGTCGAATCGGTGGTCAGCAGCGCCTCCCGCGGCCCGGACTGGGCCAACGTCCTCCTCGCTCTCGCGGTGGCCAGCCCTCTGCTGGTGCGTCGCCAGGTCCCCCTGGTCGCCCTCGCCGCGGTGCTCGCTCTCGGCACGGCATCCAGCAGTGTGCTGACCCCGCTCCCCGCGATGGTGACACCGATCGGGCTCCTCCTCGTGACGGCGTATGCCGTGGGCGCCGGTGCGCGCGGTTGGTGGCGTGCGGTGGGCGTCGCGGTGCTGTGGCTCGGGCTCCCCGTCCTCGCCCTCGTCAGCACGCCGGATGCCACGGGCCCAGGCGGGCTGGTGCCGACCATGACGTGGTCCGCGCTCGCGGTGGGTGCAGGCATGACTGCTGCCTCCTGGTCCTCGCGTGCGGAGCAGATGCGGCAGGTGGTGGTCGAGCTGGAACGGCTCCGCGACACCGACATCCGGATGGCGGTGGCGCGACAGCGGCAGCTGATCGCGCGCGACCTGCACGACACGGTGGCGCACACGCTGAGCGTCGTCTGCCTCAATGCTGGTGCGGTCCAGCACGACTGCGCCGCACTGTCCGCGGACGCACTGGCCACCATCGCCGACGCGACGCGCAGCGGGATGACCGAGCTGCGTCGTGGCCTGCACACCCTGGAGCCTGGCGACGGCCTGAGAGCGCCGGCGTTGCGGCTGCTGGCCCACCGACTGGGGCTGGAGCTGCACCTCGTCACCCCGGATCCGGCTGAGCTCGACAGTGTTGACACAGCGCTGGCGCACCGGGTCCTGCGGGAGGCGCTGGTCAATGCCGGGCGTCACGCTCCCGGTGCCCGCGTCGACGCCGTGGTCAGCCGCGCTGCGAGCGGGGTCTGTGTCGAGGTGGTCGACGGCGGGCCGGGGACCGCCCACGGACCAGGTCACGACGCTCCGGCGGGAGACGCCACCTGGTCCAGTCTCGGCTCGGGGGCGGGGCTGACGGGCCTCGCGGGTCTGGTCCGCGAACGCGGTGGTGCACTGGAGTTCGGGCCCCTCCCGACGGGTGGATTCAAGGTGGCGGCGACAATCCCGTCATCCTTGCCGTCAGCACGCTCGACGGTGCAGAGACCATCCACCCCGGCGATGTCCCCATGA
- a CDS encoding response regulator produces MTSVLLVDDQELVRTGLRMILGAEADLDVVGEAGDGIQAVNAAHELRPDVVLMDIRMPGMDGITATQRIVGTLPGTHVLVLTSFDRSQLVYDALVAGASGFLLKDQPRDQIVAGVRAAARGDELLAPSITRRLIEDFTRAGQLGPPAGYGQLTEREQEVLVLVARGRSNAEIAADLFVSVQTVKTHVARVLAKLGLRDRVQVVVAAYESGIVRPGE; encoded by the coding sequence ATGACGTCCGTACTGCTGGTCGACGACCAGGAACTCGTGCGCACCGGTCTGCGGATGATCCTCGGCGCCGAGGCCGACCTCGACGTGGTGGGGGAGGCGGGCGACGGCATACAGGCGGTCAATGCCGCTCATGAACTCAGGCCGGACGTGGTCCTGATGGACATCAGGATGCCGGGGATGGATGGCATCACCGCCACCCAGCGGATCGTCGGGACCCTGCCCGGGACCCACGTGCTGGTCCTGACCTCCTTCGACCGTTCGCAGCTCGTCTATGACGCGCTGGTCGCCGGTGCCAGCGGCTTCCTCCTCAAGGACCAACCCCGGGACCAGATCGTTGCTGGTGTCCGGGCTGCCGCTCGAGGGGACGAACTGCTTGCTCCGTCCATCACCAGACGGTTGATCGAGGACTTCACGCGGGCTGGGCAGCTCGGTCCTCCGGCAGGCTACGGCCAGCTGACCGAGCGGGAGCAGGAGGTGCTCGTGCTGGTGGCCAGGGGCCGATCCAACGCCGAGATCGCAGCGGACCTCTTCGTCAGCGTCCAGACGGTCAAGACCCACGTGGCTCGCGTGTTGGCCAAGCTCGGGCTGCGCGATCGGGTGCAGGTCGTCGTGGCGGCCTACGAGTCAGGAATCGTCCGGCCCGGGGAGTAG
- a CDS encoding uroporphyrinogen decarboxylase/cobalamine-independent methonine synthase family protein: MVHATGIGSWPGTDVREALRTVRDLLTESPEGVTTVPYLPELPERGPGSDMIGRATGLLVDLPVDLQPQGWRLVDRPGRDAERTSSWWRQDLDELAEALDGWTGPLKLQVAGPWTLAAALWLPLGDRVLSDAGATRDLAESLAEGVGLHLADVARLVPGAELTLQIDEPSLPTVLLGRVRSDSGYRVLPTPDASQAEHVLGSVVSAARGAGATTVIHCCGDEPPVDLLRGAGPDVIALDVTTLRTRDWDSVATAVESGVRFWAGAMSPTRPTAYDTVRQRLATRWHELGLPPTSLADLGVTPACGLAGTAPDTAAAITRATVEAARALAEEAQG; this comes from the coding sequence ATGGTGCATGCAACCGGGATCGGATCCTGGCCCGGAACTGACGTTCGTGAGGCACTGCGGACGGTGCGTGACCTCCTCACCGAGTCCCCCGAGGGCGTGACCACCGTGCCCTACCTGCCGGAGCTGCCCGAGCGCGGGCCCGGCTCGGACATGATCGGGAGGGCCACCGGACTGCTGGTGGACCTGCCGGTCGACCTGCAGCCGCAGGGGTGGCGTCTGGTCGACCGCCCCGGACGCGATGCCGAGCGCACCTCGTCCTGGTGGCGCCAGGACCTCGACGAGCTCGCGGAGGCCCTCGACGGGTGGACCGGGCCGCTGAAGTTGCAGGTCGCCGGTCCGTGGACGCTCGCCGCAGCGCTCTGGCTGCCGCTGGGTGACCGGGTCCTCTCCGACGCCGGCGCCACCCGTGACCTCGCCGAGTCACTGGCCGAGGGAGTCGGGCTGCACCTGGCGGATGTGGCCCGCCTCGTGCCCGGTGCCGAGCTCACCCTGCAGATCGACGAGCCGTCGCTGCCCACGGTCCTGCTCGGCCGGGTGCGGTCCGACTCCGGCTACCGGGTGCTGCCCACGCCCGATGCCAGCCAGGCCGAGCACGTGCTCGGGTCCGTCGTGTCCGCCGCCCGCGGGGCCGGCGCCACCACGGTGATCCACTGCTGCGGCGACGAGCCACCCGTGGACCTGCTGCGCGGCGCAGGCCCCGACGTGATCGCGTTGGACGTCACCACGCTGCGCACCCGCGACTGGGACTCTGTGGCCACCGCCGTCGAGTCCGGGGTCCGGTTCTGGGCGGGGGCGATGTCGCCGACCCGTCCCACGGCATACGACACCGTCCGGCAGCGTCTGGCCACCCGGTGGCACGAGCTCGGGCTGCCGCCGACGAGCCTGGCCGACCTCGGTGTGACCCCCGCGTGCGGACTCGCCGGGACAGCCCCCGACACGGCAGCAGCGATCACCCGCGCCACCGTCGAGGCGGCCCGCGCGCTCGCCGAAGAAGCCCAGGGATGA
- a CDS encoding DUF1345 domain-containing protein has translation MPGGWLQEGRRSYASMAVGLIVGVTGALVLQARGEDLGEQLPVVFLLLLASYLVTYVLLTALVFARTPAEHYLQWAQGSRSGNWYDHYIVATHPGPGTAQGVSVIALLLGVFWYPRALSEGVLPPQVAGPIVAVLVVGAWFTVVLTYSVAYLMQDARSGHRELSFPGESERRSWTDYLYLSAGISTSFAATDVSVLTPRMRRTVTGHSILAFGFNTVVLAAVVSLLLR, from the coding sequence ATGCCGGGGGGCTGGCTGCAGGAGGGCAGGCGCAGCTATGCGTCGATGGCAGTGGGCCTGATCGTCGGTGTCACCGGCGCGCTGGTGCTGCAAGCCCGCGGCGAGGACCTCGGGGAACAGCTGCCCGTGGTGTTCCTGCTGCTGCTGGCCAGCTATCTGGTGACCTACGTGCTATTGACCGCCCTCGTCTTCGCGAGGACTCCCGCTGAGCACTATCTGCAGTGGGCGCAGGGGTCACGGTCGGGCAACTGGTACGACCACTACATCGTGGCAACCCACCCGGGCCCGGGCACGGCGCAGGGCGTGAGCGTGATCGCACTGCTCCTGGGCGTCTTCTGGTATCCGCGGGCCCTGTCCGAGGGCGTCCTGCCCCCGCAGGTCGCCGGACCGATCGTGGCGGTGCTGGTGGTCGGCGCCTGGTTCACGGTGGTGCTGACCTACAGCGTGGCCTATCTGATGCAGGACGCCCGATCCGGACATCGGGAACTAAGCTTCCCCGGGGAGTCCGAACGTCGCAGCTGGACCGACTATCTCTATCTCAGCGCCGGGATCTCGACGAGCTTCGCCGCCACCGATGTCAGTGTCCTGACCCCACGGATGCGCCGCACCGTCACCGGTCACAGCATCCTGGCCTTCGGCTTCAACACGGTGGTCCTGGCCGCGGTCGTCAGTCTGCTCCTGCGCTGA
- the ligA gene encoding NAD-dependent DNA ligase LigA encodes MTETASEDVRHEWTELAEEIRGHQFAYYVKDSPTISDGEFDALLKRLEAIEEQWPELRVPDSPTQLVGGAFSTEFAAVDHVERMLSLDNAFSMEEVQAWAVRVENEAGGAQVHYLCELKIDGLAVNLLYERGRLVRAATRGDGRTGEDVTLNVRTIDGIPHTLTPPEHQEGEAVPIPDLLEVRGEVYFPVEAFEELNASLVEAGKTPFANPRNTAAGSLRQKDPRVTASRRLRMLVHGIGARTGFEMTRQSQAYELLSAWGLPVSSHAKVVDDLAAVQEFIEHFGEHRHDAAEHELDGVVVKVDEVSVQRRLGSTSRAPRWAIAYKYPPEEVTTKLLDIRVNVGRTGRVTPYAVMEPVKVAGSTVEQATLHNGYEVERKGVLIGDTVVLRKAGDVIPEVVGPVADLRDGSEVAFVMPTQCPSCGTTLAEQKEGDKDIRCPNAQTCPAQLRERLFSLASRGAFDIEALGGEGVNALLDAGVISDESTLFRLTAEDIARVPLYTRAAKKTDPEEEVVDGRVLSANGLKLADNLQEAKKQPLWRVLVALSIRHVGPTAARALSTEFGSVNAIREASLEQLAATEGVGPTIAQSVVDWFEVDWHRQIVEDWEADGVRMADERDDSVERTLEGLTVVVTGSLEGFSRDESKEAIVSRGGRAAGSVSKKTDYVVVGDNAGSKADKAEELGVPILDEAGFRRLLESGSPD; translated from the coding sequence GTGACTGAGACGGCATCAGAGGACGTGCGGCACGAGTGGACCGAGCTGGCCGAGGAGATTCGGGGACACCAGTTCGCCTACTACGTCAAGGACTCGCCGACGATCAGCGACGGGGAGTTCGACGCGCTGCTGAAGCGGCTGGAGGCGATCGAGGAGCAGTGGCCCGAGTTGCGGGTGCCGGACTCACCGACCCAGTTGGTGGGTGGCGCCTTCTCCACCGAGTTCGCCGCCGTCGACCACGTCGAGCGCATGCTGAGCCTGGACAACGCGTTCTCCATGGAGGAGGTCCAGGCGTGGGCCGTCCGGGTGGAGAACGAGGCCGGTGGCGCGCAGGTGCACTACCTGTGCGAGCTCAAGATCGACGGGTTGGCCGTCAACCTGCTCTATGAGCGGGGACGGCTCGTGCGGGCTGCCACCCGCGGCGACGGCCGCACCGGGGAGGACGTCACCCTCAACGTCCGCACCATCGACGGCATCCCACACACCCTGACACCGCCGGAGCACCAGGAGGGCGAGGCCGTCCCGATCCCGGACCTGCTCGAGGTCCGTGGGGAGGTCTACTTCCCGGTCGAGGCCTTCGAGGAGCTCAATGCCTCCCTGGTGGAGGCCGGCAAGACGCCTTTTGCCAACCCGCGCAACACCGCGGCGGGCTCGTTGCGGCAGAAGGACCCACGGGTCACCGCGTCGCGCAGGTTGCGCATGCTGGTGCACGGCATCGGCGCCCGCACCGGCTTTGAGATGACCCGGCAGTCGCAGGCCTATGAGCTGCTGTCCGCGTGGGGGTTGCCGGTGTCCTCCCACGCGAAGGTCGTCGACGACCTCGCAGCGGTGCAGGAGTTCATCGAGCACTTTGGCGAGCACCGCCACGACGCGGCCGAGCACGAGCTGGACGGGGTGGTCGTCAAGGTCGATGAGGTGAGTGTCCAGCGACGGCTGGGATCGACCTCCCGGGCGCCCCGGTGGGCGATCGCCTACAAGTACCCGCCCGAGGAGGTCACCACCAAGCTGCTCGACATCCGGGTCAACGTGGGCCGCACGGGGCGGGTCACGCCCTACGCCGTGATGGAGCCGGTCAAGGTCGCCGGGTCCACCGTCGAGCAGGCGACCTTGCACAACGGCTATGAGGTGGAGCGCAAGGGTGTGCTGATCGGTGACACGGTGGTGCTGCGCAAGGCCGGTGATGTGATCCCCGAGGTCGTAGGGCCGGTCGCCGACCTGCGCGACGGCTCCGAGGTCGCCTTCGTGATGCCCACGCAGTGCCCGTCCTGCGGCACCACCCTGGCCGAGCAGAAGGAGGGCGACAAGGACATCCGCTGCCCCAACGCCCAGACCTGCCCGGCCCAGCTGCGCGAGCGGCTGTTCTCACTGGCCAGCCGGGGGGCCTTCGACATCGAGGCCCTCGGCGGGGAGGGCGTCAACGCGCTGTTGGACGCGGGGGTGATCAGCGATGAGTCGACCCTGTTCCGGCTCACGGCCGAGGACATCGCGCGGGTCCCGCTCTACACCCGCGCGGCGAAGAAGACGGACCCTGAGGAGGAGGTCGTCGACGGGCGGGTGCTCTCGGCCAACGGGCTCAAGCTCGCCGACAACCTGCAGGAGGCCAAGAAGCAACCGCTGTGGCGGGTCCTGGTGGCACTGTCGATCCGCCACGTCGGGCCGACCGCAGCGCGTGCGCTGTCCACCGAGTTTGGGTCCGTGAACGCGATCCGCGAGGCCTCGCTCGAGCAGCTGGCCGCGACCGAGGGCGTGGGTCCGACGATTGCGCAGTCCGTGGTGGACTGGTTCGAGGTCGACTGGCACCGGCAGATCGTGGAGGACTGGGAGGCCGATGGGGTGCGGATGGCCGACGAGCGGGACGACTCCGTCGAGCGCACGCTCGAGGGGCTGACGGTCGTGGTCACCGGATCGCTCGAGGGGTTCAGCCGCGATGAGTCCAAGGAAGCGATCGTCTCCCGCGGTGGCAGGGCAGCAGGGTCGGTGTCCAAGAAGACCGACTATGTGGTCGTGGGGGACAACGCCGGTTCCAAGGCCGACAAGGCCGAGGAACTCGGGGTGCCGATCCTGGACGAGGCCGGGTTCCGCAGGCTGTTGGAGAGCGGGTCGCCCGACTGA
- a CDS encoding DUF488 domain-containing protein gives MTEISIRRAYDGAPPGWHAILVDRLWPRGIAKEDLSATWLKEVGPSTELRQWFGHDPDKFEEFAERYRAELKGADAFEKLLQEARGSKRVVLLYGAKDEEHNQAVVLADLLRDRL, from the coding sequence ATGACCGAGATCTCGATCCGGAGGGCCTATGACGGGGCCCCTCCCGGGTGGCACGCCATCCTGGTGGACCGTCTGTGGCCGCGCGGCATCGCCAAGGAGGACCTGAGCGCCACCTGGCTCAAGGAGGTCGGCCCGTCCACCGAACTGCGCCAGTGGTTCGGCCACGACCCGGACAAGTTCGAGGAATTCGCCGAGCGCTATCGGGCCGAGTTGAAGGGGGCCGACGCGTTCGAGAAACTGCTCCAGGAGGCGCGGGGCAGCAAGCGCGTCGTCCTGCTCTATGGCGCCAAGGACGAGGAGCACAACCAGGCCGTCGTGCTCGCTGACCTGCTGCGCGATCGGCTGTAA
- the gatC gene encoding Asp-tRNA(Asn)/Glu-tRNA(Gln) amidotransferase subunit GatC: MSALSRDDVAHVAMLARIQLTDAELDRLAGQLDQIVGWVGQVNEVAADDVPPMSHPLPLTNVTRLDEARPSLTAEQALSGAPESELDRFSVPRILDEE; this comes from the coding sequence ATGTCCGCACTGTCCCGCGACGATGTCGCGCACGTCGCCATGCTGGCCCGCATCCAGCTCACCGATGCCGAGCTCGACCGCCTCGCCGGCCAGCTCGACCAGATCGTCGGCTGGGTCGGCCAGGTCAACGAGGTCGCTGCCGACGACGTGCCGCCGATGAGTCACCCGCTGCCGCTGACCAACGTGACCCGCCTCGACGAGGCGCGCCCGAGCCTGACCGCCGAGCAGGCGCTGTCCGGTGCGCCCGAGTCCGAGCTGGACCGGTTCAGCGTTCCCCGCATCCTGGACGAGGAGTGA